From the genome of Nicotiana sylvestris chromosome 2, ASM39365v2, whole genome shotgun sequence, one region includes:
- the LOC104214109 gene encoding uncharacterized protein: MQNSTTSAYESSSSSGNSSNDAGDFECNICFELAQDPIVTLCGHLYCWPCLYRWLRLHSQSHECPVCKALIQEEKLVPLYGRGRTSTDPRSKPIPGVEIPNRPAGQRPETAPPPVSNAFPNLGFGHVGGFFPGASASFGNFTMSAGFGGLFPSLFSFQFHGFPSPTAFGATSNYPFGYHPAYRGANVPNASRPAQGQADNNLKLMFLLVGFLVFLCLFGY; the protein is encoded by the coding sequence ATGCAGAACTCAACTACCAGTGCATATGAGAGTTCTTCTTCCTCAGGAAATAGTAGCAATGATGCTGGTGATTTTGAATGTAACATCTGTTTTGAATTGGCACAAGACCCTATTGTGACACTTTGTGGTCACCTCTATTGTTGGCCATGTCTCTATAGATGGCTACGGCTTCACTCACAATCCCATGAATGTCCTGTTTGTAAGGCCCTTATACAAGAGGAGAAGTTAGTCCCTCTTTATGGCAGAGGGCGGACTTCAACTGATCCCAGATCAAAACCGATCCCTGGGGTTGAAATTCCTAACAGGCCAGCAGGGCAAAGACCTGAAACGGCTCCTCCGCCAGTATCAAATGCTTTTCCTAATCTCGGTTTTGGTCATGTGGGAGGATTTTTTCCAGGAGCATCTGCTAGTTTTGGTAACTTTACAATGTCTGCTGGTTTTGGCGGGTTGTTTCCATCGTTGTTCAGTTTTCAATTTCATGGATTTCCCAGTCCAACTGCATTTGGtgcaacatcaaattacccattTGGATATCATCCTGCATATCGTGGGGCGAATGTTCCTAATGCTTCACGGCCAGCCCAAGGACAGGCAGATAACAATCTGAAGCTTATGTTCTTACTTGTTGGATTTCTTGTGTTCCTATGTTTGTTTGGTTACTGA
- the LOC138885633 gene encoding uncharacterized protein: MKSIVTICRNYLWDGRVITNKPSLVAWDTVCRPKKEGGLGIHECIVWNEATIAKYAWNIEQKCDTLWVRWVNHVYIKGKDWWQYKPPQDCTWYWKKICDIKEKFKDGFEQRGWKAKNKQYTIKDGYNWRRGEAIKWPYARWIWNRLNVPKHCFIGWAIMKKRLLTRDRLNLIGVSQEKTCLLCERADETIQHLFFECKYSRRLLEYLCKWLKIKINNADQNNIWRKIGRCIKGRICRNFVASIITTIMYGIWRARNEALWNKAVPIPEKVWQGIKEDNKYRVQEIKDSRKNRKEKEWINTLYR; the protein is encoded by the coding sequence ATGAAGTCCATAGTTACTATCTGCAGGAACTATCTATGGGATGGGAGAGTGATTACCAACAAGCCTTCATTGGTAGCTTGGGACACTGTATGCAGACCAAAGAAAGAAGGGGGACTAGGGATACATGAATGCATAGTCTGGAATGAAGCAACAATTGCCAAATATGCATGGAATATAGAACAGAAATGTGATACACTATGGGTAAGATGGGTGAATCATGTATACATAAAAGGGAAAGATTGGTGGCAATACAAGCCACCTCAGGATTGCACATGGTATTGGAAGAAAATATGTGACATTAAAGAAAAATTTAAGGATGGATTTGAACAAAGAGGATGGAAAGCAAAGAATAAACAGTACACAATTAAGGATGGCTATAACTGGAGAAGAGGAGAAGCAATCAAATGGCCATATGCTAGATGGATTTGGAACAGGCTAAATGTTCCAAAACACTGTTTCATTGGATGGGCGATCATGAAGAAGAGATTACTTACTAGGGATCGATTGAACTTGATAGGGGTGAGCCAAGAGAAGACATGTCTCCTATGTGAAAGAGCAGATGAAACAATCCAACACTTGTTCTTTGAATGCAAGTACTCAAGAAGGCTGCTGGAATACTTATGCAAGTGGCTGAAGATCAAAATAAATAATGCAGACCAGAACAATATATGGAGGAAGATAGGAAGATGCATCAAAGGGAGAATATGCAGGAACTTTGTAGCATCTATCATCACAACAATCATGTATGGGATCTGGAGAGCAAGAAATGAGGCACTGTGGAACAAAGCAGTACCAATTCCAGAAAAAGTATGGCAAGGAATCAAGGAAGACAACAAGTATAGAGTgcaggaaataaaagatagtaGGAAAAATAGGAAAGAAAAAGAATGGATAAATACATTGTATAGATAG
- the LOC104214111 gene encoding uncharacterized protein: MYRIVGKLNRLKKVLRQLNKDRFSDVEKKEEIWLQKLLEYKEEIQKDPRNEGLSIDEKKMTKEYMYWKEAKIKYLQQRSKDSQGKTMQTTKEVATAFVEFYEKILGTDKKNRKHVVSRLVQAGPMVSEEQRAKMLKIFTMQEIKEALWGIDGTKAPGPDGYGSQFFKESWNIVGKDVVDAVLEFF; this comes from the exons ATGTATAGGATAGTGGGAAAGCTGAATAGACTCAAGAAAGTGTTAAGACAACTAAACAAGGACAGGTTTAGTGATGTTGAGAAAAAGGAAGAAATCTGGTTGCAGAAGCTATTAGAATACAAGGAGGAAATACAAAAAGATCCTAGGAATGAAGGACTAAGCATAGACGAgaagaaaatgacaaaagaaTATATGTACTGGAAGGAAGCAAAAATAAAATACCTACAGCAAAGAAGTAAG GATAGCCAGGGGAAAACAATGCAAACAACAAAGGAAGTGGCAACAGCTTTTGTGGAATTCTATGAGAAGATACTGGGTACAGACAAGAAGAACAGGAAGCATGTTGTAAGCAGATTAGTTCAAGCAGGACCAATGGTATCAGAAGAGCAAAGAGCAAAGATGTTAAAAATATTTACAATGCAGGAAATCAAAGAGGCATTATGGGGAATAGATGGTACAAAAGCACCAGGACCTGATGGATATGGAAGCCAATTCTTCAAGGAGAGCTGGAACATAGtaggaaaagatgttgttgatGCAGTCCTAGAGTTCTTTTAA